Genomic DNA from Macadamia integrifolia cultivar HAES 741 chromosome 6, SCU_Mint_v3, whole genome shotgun sequence:
AGATACTGATACATTAATCCATGGGAGGACTTGAAATAATTTTGTGGAAGAACATGCAAatgctcattttttttcttcttaaaaaattaacaaattaagaaaataagagaaaattaatGCACTCAGCTTTCtggaagaggggaaaaaatttCAACTTTAGTGAATATGAGCTCCCTATTTATAATGATTCACTTTGCTACCTCCCCTAGGAGAGTTTTTTTNNNNNNNNNNNNNNNNNNNNTATGCATGCATGCATCATAGATATACATATACCACCTTATTATAACTCACTACCACCAATATATAAGGTGGATCCACTTTAAAATCAGATCTCTACGGTATATTTTTTGGATCCAAATATAGAGCATTTTTAGAAGGCTCTCAGCCTCTCACTTTCCACGTGTATCATGTTAAAGAGGACTAAATCCATTGTCTTACAAGGTGGTTTTTAACTTTTGGTATGGGTCAGAATCAATCATCAGAATGTCCCACATGGCACCATGGTGCTCAGATATCATTTACATTTCCACATCACCATTTACTCATGAAGTAAGTTTCATCCCAAAAGCATTTCTCTTGTGGATTACAAAGCTCTGAGAACTGAATGAACAATCAACTTTTAAACAAAATGGTGACCAGCTGAAACTACTATGCAGAATAAATAAGTTTTACATTTGATCATTTTACAGGTAACAGTGAGTGGAGTGCAGGGGCATGCTGGAACAGTCCCAATGGCCGCCGCTGCTGAACTAATTGGGTTGTTGGAAAGTCTTTGTAAAGATCCTGAGAGCTACTTGTCTTATGATGGCCATTGTAATGGCTTCGCAGCAGATTCTCTTGCAGGATCACTCGTCTGTACAGTTGGAGAGATATCTAGCTGGCCAAGTGCAAGTAATGTCATTCCAGGCAAGGTAATGGCATGATCCTTGTTATTCTTCTCCTTGTCCCATATTTTTTAGTTACATTTCCCCTACTAGATCAAGTGTGGAacttctttgtcttttcttgTTAtgcatcttcattttcttcttctccatcatttccCCCTTCTTGTGCCATTATGACCATATTAGAAtggaatttgaaatttctttttaCGGGTAATCTTCACCATAGATTTACGTGCAATGGAAGACATGGCACGTGAAGCCATTTGTTAGAgatcctttaccatattaaacatatgaataaccctatagtatttagaatacaagaatcatcaatcaatcatgaaagattaatcatgggtgtagtccctaaaccaagaacaataaagtactcTCATCTTagaatacataaccatatagatttaccatatctgtaataatcaatgggacatccatgacatgaaccataaatgggaataaagaaatACTTGTATAAGTTTAGAAGCCCCAtaaacatagatcatgaacctctgtcccatgtggttaaacattactcccatgaagatgacaatgatgaacTACGCAAGTAGAGtctttctactgagatcttctgcagcctcttactctagggtttcctctctttctgtgcacttgctcttgtgagaaagccgtgctcccaaaaccaataaggcattaaagtaatggctgcagagACCGTCAgtattatatttataatagaatccttaaaaccctattccactctcacaatggaaagagctaggagtttcctaatcagagtggatcTATAATTGTttaggcccaatggatcaatcggtatcagttaagcccacataaaaattcTAACACCATTATCATTGAACGTTCTATAGCTTGCAACATTGAACGCAAGGTATGAGAGTTCCATCCCCTTTAGAACGTTTGGTGTTGTCTTGGTTGATCAACTTACCTGGTTTTTCCATTTCAGCATGATTCAGGAGCAGTTGTATGTGATCCTGGTCTAAGTTCAAAAATGAAGTCTTCTGCTTACTCTGCCCTGAAAAAGATGGTAGGTGAGGTTCAAGATGAAGTACCTGTTCTGATGAGTGGAGCAGGGCATGATGCAATGGCCATGTCTCATTTAGCCGAGGTTCGTTTCCAGGTCTTCTCTGTCATTTAAGTGAAATTTGTCATGGTTTACTTGTgctattattttaatttcaggTAAGCATGCTATTTGTTCGTTGTCGTGGAGGCATTAGTCACTCCCCTGCAGAGCAAGTTTTGGATGATGATATTTGGGCTGCAGGTTTGGCAGTCCTGGAGTTTCTTGACCAACATGTAACTTAACAAGTACATGTGGTGATGGATCCAATTTTCTATCATATCTCTTAGTATCTTTCTGTTGTACATGTAAAACTGATTGATCGATATGAAGTATCCCTACGTAGTGTAACTTATTTCTGTCTTCGCGGATCACCATCTTATAATGTGATGATTCTGATGAACTAATGGAATGCCGGCTTGTGTCTCTGTAT
This window encodes:
- the LOC122082251 gene encoding allantoate deiminase 1-like — encoded protein: MTCRGTSLGIGIRYGFVLFVEMMEGDLELDGLGFLGFRWRKLLDDMAPHLGKADVSMRWNSKTVITFGVSLVLSWYRVGNPDSGRSDLYPEILRDQAVARLNELGKDGIHLEDLLLFSGITVQDVLKENSIEVTEESFLQLKYDPQSVRGYIEVLLADCVYVLSLGLPLAVVKGIAGQTRLKVTVSGVQGHAGTVPMAAAAELIGLLESLCKDPESYLSYDGHCNGFAADSLAGSLVCTVGEISSWPSASNVIPGKVMFTIDLRAMEDMAREAILFRIQDIIIERSIACNIERKHDSGAVVCDPGLSSKMKSSAYSALKKMVGEVQDEVPVLMSGAGHDAMAMSHLAEVSMLFVRCRGGISHSPAEQVLDDDIWAAGLAVLEFLDQHVT